A single Hyperolius riggenbachi isolate aHypRig1 chromosome 12, aHypRig1.pri, whole genome shotgun sequence DNA region contains:
- the TMEM100 gene encoding transmembrane protein 100: MEQPIKDILLGPSKPSDPMMTEKHANDCVITTVVPRVNETQLTAATGGAELSCYRCMIPFGVVILIAGIVVTAVAYSFNSHGSIISILGLVLLSSGLLLVCLSALCWKIRQRKKRAKRRESQTALVANQRSLFA; the protein is encoded by the coding sequence ATGGAGCAGCCTATTAAAGACATTCTCCTGGGTCCTTCAAAGCCCTCTGATCCGATGATGACGGAGAAGCATGCCAATGACTGTGTCATCACAACAGTTGTTCCAAGGGTCAATGAGACCCAACTGACTGCAGCAACAGGTGGAGCAGAGCTTTCCTGTTACCGCTGCATGATCCCCTTTGGAGTGGTTATACTTATAGCGGGAATTGTTGTCACGGCAGTGGCCTACAGCTTCAACTCTCATGGATCAATTATATCTATCTTGGGGCTGGTCCTACTCTCTTCTGGACTTCTCCTAGTGTGCTTAAGTGCTTTGTGCTGGAAAATTCGCCAGCGGAAAAAAAGAGCGAAGAGACGGGAGAGCCAGACAGCATTGGTGGCAAATCAAAGGAGTTTATTTGCTTGA